The Kwoniella dendrophila CBS 6074 chromosome 3, complete sequence genome contains a region encoding:
- a CDS encoding cofilin, translated as MVGLTFDLYLFEYQQYLSSGVQPTQECLEKFQELKTGKKMTYVIYGLSEDKKSIIVLKTSEDKDFDNFVGELPEKECRWAVYDYEFTLPGGEGIRNKLVFVVWSPDDANVKNKMMFASSKDALRRRLEGIHIEIQATDFSEITKDAILEKALRR; from the exons ATGGTGGGTTTAACGTTTGATCTATATCTGTTCGAGTACCAGCAATATCTC TCTTCCGGTGTCCAACCT ACTCAAGAATGTCTTGAAAAATTCCAAGAATTAAAAACCGGTAAAAAAATGACATATGTTATATATGGATTAagtgaagataaaaaatcaattatcgTTTTGAAAActtcagaagataaagattttgataattttgttggtgaattacctgaaaaagaaTGTAGATGGGCTGTATATGATTATGAATTCACTTTAcctggtggtgaaggtatcAGAAATAAATTGGTTTTCGTCGTTTG GTCACCAGATGATGCTAACGtcaagaacaaaatgatgttcgcttcttcaaaagatgCTCTTAGACGACgacttgaag GTATCCACATCGAAATTCAAGCTACCGACTTCTCCGAAATTACCAAAGATGCTA TCTTAGAAAAAGCTCTTAGAAGATAA